In a single window of the Streptomyces cinnabarinus genome:
- a CDS encoding RidA family protein — protein MTSDERTITNPATLHDPAPFGYSHAVSAPGEIVHIAGQYASDSAGSPVPGDFAAQVELAFDRLESALAGVGLGFEHVVRLGSFIVDHEPAKLQVLGRALGARFSDRLPAQTLSGVAALALPGMLFEVDAVAVRPTGSGDSGS, from the coding sequence ATGACGTCTGACGAGCGCACGATCACCAACCCGGCCACGCTCCACGACCCGGCCCCCTTCGGCTACAGCCACGCGGTCTCCGCCCCCGGCGAGATCGTCCACATCGCCGGGCAGTACGCCTCCGACTCCGCCGGCTCCCCGGTGCCGGGCGACTTCGCCGCCCAGGTGGAGCTCGCCTTCGACCGGCTGGAGTCGGCGCTGGCGGGCGTCGGTCTCGGCTTCGAGCACGTGGTGCGGCTCGGCTCGTTCATCGTCGACCACGAGCCCGCCAAGCTCCAGGTGCTCGGCAGGGCGCTCGGCGCCCGGTTCAGCGACCGTCTGCCCGCCCAGACCCTCAGCGGAGTCGCCGCCCTCGCCCTCCCGGGCATGCTCTTCGAGGTCGACGCGGTCGCCGTACGGCCGACGGGCTCCGGCGACAGCGGGAGCTGA